One genomic region from Deinococcus roseus encodes:
- a CDS encoding alpha-glucosidase/alpha-galactosidase has protein sequence MSRNPVITFIGAGSTVFARNLLTDILSFPELSNAEIRLYDINEERLNTSEVVARRLAQTLGIQPTIVSTLDRERALDGADYAINMIQVGGYQPATVTDFEIPKKYGLRQTIADTLGIGGIMRALRTIPVFLDMARDMERLCPEVTHLNYVNPMVMNCLALNRATRIKTIGLCHSVQHTAQELANDLGIPVQEINYIAAGINHMAFYLKFERDGEDLYPQLQEIARTGKMPDWNRVRYEMLTRLGFFVTESSEHFSEYVPYFIKEKHPELIERFNIPLDEYPRRCVNQIAGWEDLRKQLEDPTHPMEVHRSVEYGSLIIHSLETGIPRVVYGNVQNDHLIENLPLDSCVEVPVLVDRNGLQPTRIGKLPPQLAALMQTNINVQSLTVEAALTGKKEHIYHAAMLDPHTSTELTLDEIWSLVDDLLEAHRGWVPDVFLKEPVLS, from the coding sequence ATGTCCAGAAACCCCGTGATCACCTTCATTGGCGCAGGCAGCACCGTGTTTGCTCGAAACCTGCTGACCGACATCCTCAGCTTTCCCGAACTTTCAAATGCCGAAATCCGGCTTTATGACATCAACGAGGAGCGCCTGAACACCAGTGAAGTGGTGGCCCGCAGGCTGGCCCAGACCCTGGGCATCCAGCCCACCATTGTCTCCACACTGGACCGCGAACGTGCGCTGGATGGGGCAGACTACGCCATCAACATGATTCAGGTGGGGGGGTATCAGCCTGCCACCGTCACCGACTTCGAGATCCCCAAAAAATACGGCCTCAGGCAGACCATCGCAGACACCCTCGGAATTGGCGGCATCATGCGTGCCCTCAGGACCATTCCGGTGTTTCTGGACATGGCCCGCGACATGGAACGCCTGTGCCCGGAGGTCACCCACCTGAATTACGTGAACCCCATGGTGATGAACTGCCTGGCGCTCAACCGGGCCACCAGGATCAAAACCATTGGGCTGTGCCACAGCGTGCAGCACACTGCTCAGGAACTGGCCAACGATCTGGGCATCCCTGTACAGGAGATCAATTACATTGCTGCAGGCATCAACCACATGGCCTTCTACTTGAAATTTGAGCGGGATGGGGAAGACCTGTACCCTCAATTGCAGGAGATCGCCCGCACCGGGAAAATGCCCGACTGGAACCGGGTGCGCTACGAGATGCTGACCCGACTGGGCTTCTTTGTCACTGAATCCAGCGAGCACTTCTCTGAATACGTCCCTTACTTCATCAAAGAGAAGCATCCTGAACTGATTGAACGCTTCAACATCCCGCTGGACGAGTATCCCAGACGCTGTGTCAACCAGATTGCAGGCTGGGAAGACCTCAGAAAGCAACTGGAAGACCCCACCCATCCCATGGAGGTGCACCGCAGTGTGGAATACGGCTCCCTGATCATTCACAGTCTGGAAACTGGCATTCCACGGGTGGTGTATGGCAACGTGCAAAACGACCACCTGATCGAGAACCTGCCGCTGGATTCCTGTGTGGAGGTGCCTGTGCTGGTGGACAGAAACGGCCTGCAACCCACCCGCATTGGCAAACTGCCCCCTCAACTTGCCGCCCTGATGCAAACCAACATCAACGTGCAATCCCTGACCGTGGAAGCCGCCCTGACGGGCAAGAAAGAGCACATCTACCACGCAGCCATGCTGGACCCCCACACCAGCACCGAACTCACCCTGGATGAAATCTGGTCCCTGGTGGATGACCTGCTGGAAGCCCACCGGGGCTGGGTTCCAGATGTGTTTCTGAAAGAGCCTGTGCTGTCCTGA